From Microlunatus capsulatus, a single genomic window includes:
- the larA gene encoding nickel-dependent lactate racemase produces the protein MTSTLAGDVREVALAYGRGRLDVALPPVCEPTVVRQRPLPPLPDPAAAVADALAHPVGSPPLAELARDRRSACILICDITRPVPNGLFLRPLVEQVTAAGVPLEAVTILVATGLHRPNLGDELAELVGDPWVLEHVRVENHDARDDAAHRSLGVTATRGTPVSLDRRFTDADLKIVTGLVEPHFMAGWSGGRKVIAPGVAHHTTIRTFHSARFMEDPRAVQCTLEGNPLHEEQLEIVRLLGDVYGLSTVVDEERRLVHVGFGEVVASHQAVVDVVAAAVRVPLGRRFGTVLTSAAGYPLDKTYYQTVKGMVTPLDVLAPGGTLIIASECSEGFGSPEFRAAQQRLATLGPDAFLATLVGKEFADVDEWQSEMQLKAVRHGRVELYSTGLAAQDHPLTAVRVVDDLTAAVQASMDRTGDRGVAVIPDGPYVVPVVG, from the coding sequence GTGACCAGCACCCTGGCCGGCGACGTGCGCGAGGTCGCCCTCGCCTACGGCCGCGGCCGGCTCGACGTGGCGCTGCCGCCCGTCTGCGAGCCGACCGTCGTCCGGCAGCGGCCGCTGCCCCCGCTGCCCGACCCGGCCGCCGCCGTCGCCGACGCGCTCGCCCACCCCGTCGGCTCGCCGCCGCTGGCCGAGCTGGCCCGGGACCGGCGGAGCGCCTGCATCCTCATCTGCGACATCACCCGGCCGGTGCCCAACGGGCTGTTCCTGCGGCCGCTCGTCGAGCAGGTCACCGCAGCCGGGGTGCCGCTGGAGGCCGTCACGATCCTGGTCGCCACCGGCCTGCACCGGCCCAACCTCGGCGACGAGCTGGCCGAGCTGGTCGGCGATCCGTGGGTGCTCGAGCACGTGCGGGTGGAGAACCACGACGCCCGCGACGACGCCGCCCACCGCTCCCTGGGCGTGACGGCGACGCGGGGCACGCCGGTCTCCCTGGACCGCCGCTTCACCGACGCCGACCTCAAGATCGTCACCGGCCTCGTGGAGCCGCACTTCATGGCCGGCTGGTCGGGCGGTCGCAAGGTGATCGCGCCCGGCGTGGCCCACCACACGACCATCCGCACCTTCCACTCCGCGCGGTTCATGGAGGACCCCCGGGCCGTCCAGTGCACGCTCGAGGGCAACCCGCTGCACGAGGAGCAGCTGGAGATCGTGCGCCTGCTGGGCGACGTCTACGGCCTCAGCACCGTGGTCGACGAGGAGCGCCGGCTGGTGCACGTCGGCTTCGGCGAGGTGGTCGCCAGCCACCAGGCCGTCGTCGACGTGGTCGCTGCCGCGGTCCGGGTGCCGCTGGGCCGGCGGTTCGGCACGGTGCTCACCTCCGCCGCCGGCTACCCGCTGGACAAGACCTACTACCAGACCGTCAAGGGCATGGTCACCCCGCTGGACGTGCTCGCCCCGGGCGGCACGCTGATCATCGCCTCGGAGTGCTCGGAGGGGTTCGGCTCGCCGGAGTTCCGGGCGGCCCAGCAGCGGCTGGCCACCCTCGGCCCCGACGCCTTCCTGGCCACCCTCGTCGGCAAGGAGTTCGCCGACGTCGACGAGTGGCAGAGCGAGATGCAGCTCAAGGCCGTCCGGCACGGCCGCGTCGAGCTCTACAGCACCGGGCTCGCGGCGCAGGACCACCCGCTGACGGCTGTCCGGGTCGTCGACGACCTCACCGCCGCCGTGCAGGCCAGCATGGACCGCACCGGCGACCGGGGCGTCGCCGTCATCCCCGACGGCCCCTACGTCGTCCCGGTGGTCGGGTGA
- a CDS encoding ABC transporter permease, with translation MPAQPGAPLLVALVVLVLVAVGASTVGGLRTGRSIATAALRAVVQLGLVALVITAVLSHLAWSALFALAMFAVATATSARRVEAPRCWPWVALALAAGVVPVLAVVFASGAVPWDGASLVPVAGIIIGGTMSAHSLAGRRAFAALRDEIGTYEAGLSIGLRRPQAISEVVERRLPEALVPGLDQTRTVGLVTLPGAFVGVLLGGGTPLQAGAAQLLVLVGLLAAQTVTVVVAHQLVRAARLLPPDLAERLVP, from the coding sequence GTGCCCGCCCAGCCCGGCGCGCCGCTGCTGGTGGCGCTCGTCGTCCTCGTCCTCGTGGCCGTCGGCGCGTCGACCGTCGGCGGCCTGCGGACGGGTCGCTCCATCGCCACCGCCGCCCTGCGCGCCGTCGTGCAGCTGGGGCTGGTCGCGCTGGTCATCACCGCGGTGCTGAGCCACCTGGCCTGGTCGGCGCTGTTCGCGCTGGCCATGTTCGCCGTGGCCACGGCCACCTCGGCCCGTCGGGTCGAGGCACCCCGCTGCTGGCCGTGGGTGGCGCTGGCCCTCGCGGCCGGGGTGGTGCCGGTGCTCGCCGTGGTGTTCGCCTCGGGCGCGGTGCCCTGGGACGGCGCCTCGCTGGTCCCGGTGGCCGGGATCATCATCGGCGGCACCATGTCGGCGCACTCCCTGGCCGGGCGCCGGGCCTTCGCGGCGCTGCGCGACGAGATCGGCACCTACGAGGCCGGGCTGTCCATCGGGCTCCGTCGGCCGCAGGCGATCAGCGAGGTCGTCGAGCGGCGGCTGCCCGAGGCCCTGGTGCCCGGCCTCGACCAGACCCGGACCGTCGGCCTGGTCACCCTGCCCGGCGCCTTCGTCGGCGTGCTGCTCGGCGGCGGCACCCCGCTGCAGGCCGGCGCGGCCCAGCTGCTCGTGCTGGTCGGCCTCCTCGCCGCGCAGACGGTCACCGTCGTCGTCGCGCACCAGCTGGTCCGCGCCGCACGGCTCCTGCCGCCCGACCTCGCGGAGCGGCTGGTCCCCTGA